The Methanobacterium formicicum genome window below encodes:
- a CDS encoding RNase J family beta-CASP ribonuclease: MSVEVIAVGGYEEVGKNMSAVKVGDDVVIFDMGINLDRIHIHEDTDIARMHSLDLIERGVIPNDTLMKDVDGKVRAIVFSHGHLDHIGAVAKLAHRYDAPLIGTPYTLALAENSIKQERKFEVSNPLQVLNAGEKMQLSPDITLEFVHTTHSIPQAVHPVLHTPEGIIVYANDFKFDNHMMLSPPPDYDRLRQLGRKGVLALIVETTRMTETKQEKTYSEKVARIVLEDIMKDMLTSKEGLLVTTFSSHIERIQAICNIAQKSNRKILLLGRSMERFGSIAERMGLLELPKSASIFGSPKSVNRALARAEEKRSDYILVTTGHQGEPDALLPRIASGKTHFNVHPGDNVVISAPIIPNPTNAANRNLMERRLKGNGARIYTNAHVSGHAGREDHRDFIRMLQPEHIIPSHGDLEMLAAYTEMAEEEGYKMGNDIHVLRNGQAQVFNGGI, translated from the coding sequence ATGAGTGTAGAAGTAATCGCCGTAGGGGGATACGAAGAAGTGGGCAAAAACATGTCCGCAGTAAAGGTGGGGGATGATGTAGTCATATTTGATATGGGAATCAACCTGGACCGGATTCACATCCATGAAGACACAGATATAGCACGGATGCACAGTCTGGACCTGATTGAAAGGGGAGTAATCCCTAACGACACCCTGATGAAGGATGTGGATGGAAAGGTACGGGCCATAGTATTCAGCCACGGACACCTGGACCACATTGGAGCAGTGGCCAAACTAGCCCACCGCTACGACGCACCCCTCATTGGAACACCCTACACCCTGGCATTGGCGGAAAACAGTATAAAACAGGAGAGGAAATTCGAAGTCTCCAACCCCCTCCAGGTCTTAAACGCTGGAGAGAAAATGCAGCTCTCCCCGGACATCACCCTGGAATTTGTGCACACCACCCACAGTATACCCCAGGCAGTCCACCCGGTACTGCACACCCCGGAAGGTATCATTGTCTATGCCAACGACTTCAAATTTGACAACCACATGATGCTCAGCCCACCACCAGATTACGACCGGTTAAGACAGCTGGGAAGAAAGGGAGTGTTGGCCCTTATTGTGGAAACCACCCGGATGACCGAGACCAAGCAGGAGAAAACCTACTCCGAAAAGGTGGCCCGAATTGTCCTGGAAGACATAATGAAGGACATGCTTACCTCCAAGGAAGGACTGCTGGTCACCACCTTCTCCAGTCATATTGAACGTATACAGGCCATCTGTAACATCGCCCAAAAAAGCAACCGGAAGATCCTGCTACTGGGAAGATCCATGGAACGATTCGGCAGTATCGCCGAGAGAATGGGACTACTGGAACTACCGAAAAGTGCCAGTATCTTCGGCAGCCCCAAATCAGTTAACCGGGCCCTGGCCCGTGCCGAGGAAAAACGTTCTGACTACATACTGGTCACCACCGGACACCAGGGAGAACCAGACGCTCTCCTCCCCAGGATAGCCAGTGGAAAAACCCACTTCAACGTCCACCCCGGTGACAACGTGGTTATCAGCGCACCAATCATACCCAACCCCACCAACGCCGCCAACCGTAACCTTATGGAACGACGTTTAAAGGGTAACGGGGCACGAATCTATACCAACGCCCACGTATCCGGCCACGCCGGTCGAGAAGACCACCGTGATTTCATACGCATGTTGCAACCAGAACACATCATCCCCTCCCACGGAGACCTGGAGATGCTGGCAGCCTACACTGAAATGGCCGAAGAAGAAGGATACAAGATGGGAAACGACATACACGTACTGAGAAATGGACAGGCACAGGTTTTCAACGGAGGTATTTAA
- a CDS encoding ATP-binding protein, translating into METDYYHDVKMQKLFQVLEEPKALDEIDLEKGFIQNLILKIINTYGNIKVQQIHEITGLHVDILEQCLKAMEKEDLVAQTAGGFLFASVEYTIKKQGHLKAAKLMNENPYMGTAPVTYDEYFKIMEVQLQGRYPIDIPHEVVEKAFREVVGMAYPKKVLTESAIGGKGFFIYGPPGTGKTFLTSKMSEILPPIIIPRYIEFSGNIIQLLDPDFHKLRPEQPGDPRWAKIYAPFVFTGSELSTEKMETLYNPNKGVYETSPIIKANGGVLLLDDLGRQNEDPNVLLNRMIVPLENKRDVIYVKGAPVIVHTHFIPALSTNLEITIIDEAHLRRAPLHVFLEVPSPEEIVEVFKRNLDKLKEDYDQDVLERFRNVYIPYLDGGENLKPTFAHARDIAQIAQAIRIRRGEDKMTVEILEEALDQHILVSMQRKYTPELFERIITQGNKPH; encoded by the coding sequence ATGGAAACAGATTATTATCATGATGTTAAAATGCAGAAACTCTTCCAGGTACTGGAAGAACCCAAAGCACTGGATGAAATAGACCTGGAAAAGGGTTTCATACAGAACCTCATTCTGAAGATCATAAACACCTACGGTAACATCAAGGTGCAGCAGATCCACGAAATCACTGGACTCCACGTGGACATACTGGAACAGTGCCTTAAAGCCATGGAAAAGGAGGACCTGGTGGCCCAGACCGCCGGAGGATTCCTCTTTGCCAGTGTGGAGTACACCATCAAGAAACAGGGCCACCTCAAGGCAGCCAAGCTCATGAATGAAAACCCCTACATGGGAACGGCCCCGGTAACCTACGATGAGTACTTCAAGATCATGGAAGTTCAGCTCCAGGGACGCTACCCCATAGACATACCCCACGAGGTGGTGGAGAAGGCCTTCCGCGAGGTGGTGGGAATGGCCTACCCCAAGAAGGTACTCACTGAGTCAGCCATTGGAGGTAAAGGATTCTTCATCTACGGACCACCTGGAACCGGTAAAACCTTCCTCACCAGTAAAATGTCGGAAATATTACCCCCCATTATCATACCCCGCTACATCGAGTTCAGCGGTAACATAATACAGTTACTGGACCCGGACTTCCACAAGCTCCGACCAGAACAACCCGGAGACCCTCGCTGGGCCAAGATCTACGCACCCTTTGTGTTCACTGGTTCCGAGCTCAGCACCGAGAAAATGGAAACACTCTACAACCCCAACAAGGGGGTGTACGAGACCTCACCCATAATCAAGGCCAACGGAGGAGTACTCCTCCTGGACGATTTGGGAAGACAGAACGAGGACCCCAACGTCCTCCTGAACCGGATGATCGTGCCCCTGGAAAACAAGAGGGATGTTATCTACGTTAAAGGGGCCCCGGTGATTGTGCACACCCACTTCATACCGGCCCTGTCCACCAACCTGGAGATAACCATCATAGACGAGGCCCACCTGCGACGTGCACCCCTGCACGTCTTTCTGGAGGTGCCCAGTCCCGAGGAGATCGTGGAGGTTTTCAAACGTAACCTGGACAAGTTGAAGGAGGACTACGACCAGGATGTACTGGAACGCTTCCGGAATGTGTACATCCCCTATCTGGATGGGGGAGAAAACCTGAAACCCACCTTCGCCCACGCCCGGGACATAGCCCAGATAGCCCAGGCCATACGCATCAGGCGGGGTGAGGATAAGATGACGGTGGAGATACTGGAGGAAGCCCTGGACCAGCACATACTGGTGTCCATGCAGCGCAAGTACACCCCGGAACTCTTTGAAAGGATCATAACCCAGGGAAACAAACCCCACTAG
- the idsA gene encoding short chain isoprenyl diphosphate synthase IdsA, with protein sequence MEVTEILKKYSADIDQEITAALEEVDPETLRQASEHLVKAGGKKLRPSLVVLSAEAVGGQVKSALKTGAAVELIHTFSLIHDDIMDQDEKRRGKPSVHVLWGEPTAILAGDTLFSKAFETVMRSEEDGVPAPTILPALNAVVDSCVKICEGQALDMGFAERTDVTEEEYLNMIFKKTAALIAAATKAGAIVGGGTPEQIEALSEYGRLIGMAFQIQDDYLDVASSEEDLGKPVGSDIVEGKMTLLVVNALARASEEDHNRLLTILKEEGDEHVSEAMEIMEKYGSIEYAWQVAQEDVNQAKQLLRDVLDDSPAREALLLIADFVLQRSN encoded by the coding sequence ATGGAAGTAACTGAGATCCTCAAAAAATACTCTGCAGACATAGACCAGGAGATAACTGCAGCCCTGGAAGAAGTAGACCCGGAAACACTACGCCAGGCATCAGAACACCTGGTCAAGGCCGGTGGGAAGAAACTACGCCCCTCACTGGTGGTACTAAGCGCCGAAGCAGTGGGTGGCCAGGTTAAATCCGCCCTGAAAACCGGGGCAGCAGTGGAACTCATCCACACTTTCAGCCTCATCCACGATGACATCATGGACCAGGATGAAAAACGCCGAGGGAAACCCTCGGTACACGTACTCTGGGGAGAACCAACCGCCATACTCGCCGGGGACACCCTCTTCTCCAAGGCCTTTGAAACCGTGATGAGGAGTGAAGAAGACGGAGTACCGGCACCCACTATCCTACCTGCACTCAACGCCGTGGTGGACAGTTGTGTGAAGATCTGTGAAGGCCAGGCCTTGGACATGGGATTTGCCGAACGTACCGATGTCACCGAGGAAGAATACCTCAACATGATCTTCAAGAAAACCGCAGCCCTTATTGCCGCTGCCACCAAAGCCGGAGCTATAGTCGGGGGAGGAACACCCGAACAGATCGAAGCCCTCTCCGAGTACGGCCGACTCATTGGTATGGCCTTCCAGATACAGGACGACTACCTGGACGTGGCCAGCAGTGAAGAAGACCTGGGAAAACCAGTGGGCAGTGACATAGTAGAGGGTAAAATGACTCTCCTGGTGGTAAACGCCCTGGCCCGGGCCAGTGAAGAGGACCATAACCGATTACTCACCATCCTCAAAGAAGAGGGTGATGAACATGTGTCCGAGGCCATGGAGATCATGGAAAAATACGGCTCCATAGAGTATGCCTGGCAGGTGGCTCAGGAAGATGTTAACCAGGCCAAACAGTTACTCCGGGATGTATTGGATGACAGCCCTGCCCGGGAAGCACTCCTGCTCATTGCGGACTTTGTACTCCAGCGCAGTAACTAA
- a CDS encoding glutamate--tRNA ligase, whose translation MDKLEEIIRKYALINATQHGGQAQPGAVIGMIMSKHPEYRQNAGEVSKTAAQIVQTVNQMSAEDQNQELEDRGGYQEKKKQEKVKGLADLPHTDEGVVLRFAPNPSGPLHIGHARAALSNDEYRKRYEGKLILRVEDTDPRRVDPDAYQMIPEDLKWMGVTWDEEIIQSDRMEIYYQLAEELIKQGGAYMCTCPGDVFKELKDSSQPCPHRDATVEENLALWEKMPQSSEGEMVLRVKTDIKHKNPAIRDWVAMRVVEETHPRVGDNYRVYPMMNFSVVADDHLMGVTHVLRGKDHLANSEKQEYFYHHMDWDVPEFIHYGRLKMEDIPLSTSKARQGIEDGVYSGWDDPRLGTIRAIARRGIQAEAIRQLMTEIGVKMADTAVSWKKIYGLNRTFLEEKANRYFMVAHPQLVEIEGVPESLLKTVERPLHPDHLDRGMRALNFDGRVYLDSEDIPTKPDEVLRLMDAVNITFQDGQAQYHSEGLDEAREAKARIVQWVPATKAVETELVMPDATIVSGYADESISLVEVDDVVQLERIGFARLDQKEDGKFRFYYAHK comes from the coding sequence ATGGATAAACTGGAAGAAATCATTCGCAAGTACGCTCTTATCAACGCCACCCAACACGGGGGCCAGGCCCAGCCCGGGGCAGTTATCGGGATGATAATGAGCAAACACCCCGAGTACCGTCAAAACGCCGGGGAAGTTTCCAAAACCGCTGCCCAGATAGTGCAAACTGTAAATCAGATGTCAGCCGAGGACCAGAACCAGGAACTGGAAGACCGGGGAGGATACCAGGAAAAGAAAAAACAGGAAAAGGTCAAGGGACTGGCGGATTTACCCCATACTGATGAGGGCGTGGTGCTACGTTTTGCCCCAAATCCATCAGGCCCCCTCCATATAGGACATGCCCGGGCCGCACTTTCCAACGATGAATACCGTAAAAGGTACGAAGGTAAGCTAATCCTAAGGGTTGAAGACACAGACCCCCGAAGGGTGGACCCTGACGCCTACCAAATGATACCCGAGGACCTGAAGTGGATGGGAGTTACCTGGGATGAAGAGATCATCCAGTCCGACCGCATGGAGATCTACTACCAGCTGGCCGAGGAACTCATAAAACAGGGAGGGGCCTACATGTGCACCTGCCCGGGGGACGTGTTCAAGGAACTTAAGGATTCCTCCCAACCCTGCCCCCACCGGGACGCCACTGTGGAAGAAAACCTGGCCCTGTGGGAGAAAATGCCCCAGAGCAGTGAAGGAGAAATGGTTCTCCGGGTTAAAACCGATATAAAACACAAAAACCCAGCCATCCGTGACTGGGTGGCCATGCGAGTAGTTGAGGAAACCCACCCTCGTGTGGGAGATAATTACCGAGTATATCCTATGATGAACTTCTCGGTGGTAGCAGACGACCACCTCATGGGTGTTACTCACGTTCTTCGGGGTAAGGACCACCTGGCCAACAGTGAAAAACAGGAATACTTCTACCACCACATGGACTGGGACGTGCCGGAGTTCATACACTACGGACGCCTGAAAATGGAGGACATACCATTATCCACCTCCAAGGCACGGCAGGGAATAGAAGACGGCGTCTACAGTGGCTGGGACGACCCCCGCCTGGGAACCATCCGGGCCATAGCCCGCCGGGGAATACAGGCCGAGGCCATACGCCAGCTAATGACCGAGATCGGAGTTAAAATGGCGGACACCGCCGTGAGCTGGAAGAAGATCTACGGACTCAACCGCACCTTCCTGGAAGAGAAGGCCAACCGTTACTTCATGGTGGCCCACCCCCAGCTGGTGGAAATAGAGGGTGTACCAGAATCACTCCTTAAAACCGTGGAAAGACCACTCCACCCCGACCACCTGGACCGGGGAATGCGTGCCCTGAACTTCGACGGAAGAGTCTACCTGGACAGTGAAGACATACCTACCAAGCCAGATGAAGTCCTACGGTTGATGGATGCCGTGAACATCACCTTCCAGGATGGACAGGCCCAATACCACAGTGAAGGCCTAGACGAGGCCCGGGAAGCTAAGGCCCGGATAGTGCAGTGGGTACCAGCCACCAAGGCTGTGGAAACAGAACTGGTAATGCCCGATGCCACCATTGTTTCCGGGTATGCTGATGAATCCATATCCCTAGTGGAAGTGGATGACGTGGTGCAGCTGGAGAGAATAGGATTCGCCCGACTGGACCAGAAAGAAGATGGGAAGTTCAGGTTCTACTACGCCCATAAATAA